A genomic window from Micromonospora sp. WMMA1947 includes:
- a CDS encoding endonuclease/exonuclease/phosphatase family protein: MRRTLRAVRRAVALGATLTVATLLLPVSPAAAASTFQAGHLNIYNGLTHEKFLHDLNLITSKADMVALNEVGPRRAFLVDWAADNGWTFYAPTTSVHAAGEALLAKKSMFEVVDKGSKFVCDTNPDEPPPPRYNNWVKYRHKATGRYVFHINFHAVAGIDNNGSPEDLPRTRCAEQQFAEVKELAREKKAEGQVIVSGDLNVDFSADKARGYEKFPWKVFEANELPNLRSVYNLYGEKGTGTHGNRHIDYIYFWKRIESSQVMWMTDYRIVGDTNSDHKGVVADFSLAS, translated from the coding sequence ATGAGAAGAACCCTGCGAGCTGTCCGGCGAGCCGTCGCCCTGGGCGCCACACTCACGGTGGCGACCCTCCTCCTGCCGGTCTCTCCGGCCGCGGCGGCGTCGACCTTCCAGGCCGGCCACCTGAACATCTACAACGGCCTCACCCACGAGAAGTTCCTCCACGACCTGAACCTCATCACCTCGAAGGCGGACATGGTCGCGCTCAACGAGGTGGGCCCCCGCAGGGCCTTCCTGGTGGACTGGGCCGCCGACAACGGATGGACGTTCTACGCCCCGACCACTTCGGTGCACGCTGCCGGTGAAGCTCTGCTGGCGAAGAAGAGCATGTTCGAAGTGGTCGACAAGGGGTCGAAGTTCGTGTGCGACACCAACCCCGACGAGCCACCGCCGCCGCGCTACAACAACTGGGTCAAGTACCGGCACAAGGCGACCGGACGATACGTGTTCCACATCAACTTCCACGCCGTCGCCGGTATCGACAACAACGGCTCGCCGGAAGACCTTCCGCGTACCAGGTGCGCGGAGCAGCAGTTCGCGGAGGTCAAGGAGCTGGCCCGCGAGAAGAAGGCGGAGGGCCAGGTCATCGTCAGCGGCGACCTCAACGTCGACTTCAGCGCCGACAAGGCCCGCGGGTACGAGAAGTTCCCGTGGAAGGTCTTCGAGGCCAACGAGCTGCCGAACCTCCGCTCCGTCTACAACCTCTACGGCGAGAAGGGGACCGGCACGCACGGGAACCGGCACATCGACTACATCTACTTCTGGAAGCGGATCGAGAGCTCCCAGGTCATGTGGATGACCGACTACCGCATCGTCGGGGACACCAACTCGGACCACAAGGGTGTCGTGGCGGACTTCTCCCTCGCATCCTGA